A DNA window from Centroberyx gerrardi isolate f3 chromosome 5, fCenGer3.hap1.cur.20231027, whole genome shotgun sequence contains the following coding sequences:
- the klhdc8a gene encoding kelch domain-containing protein 8A isoform X1: MAVPSAHEFHWQSLARLPSGRVYHTLSEVGGQMYMLGGCDAAGRPCPALELYSPEGDRWITLPSMPTPRAGAAVAVLGKQILVVGGVGEDQSPLKVVEMYNTEEGRWRKRSALREALMGVAITVKDGRALAVGGMGADLLPRSVLQQYDLRKDVWAQLPPMPTPRYDANTHLLSNKIYVAGGRQCKRPVKAFEVYDSETRSWTTLPMMPCKRSYGGVVWDGAGRLCLLGGLRQGGLHQSSKFTKNVNIFDTNQGVWLKTEETVAMKTKRADFAAAFLRGRMIVAGGLGHEPSALDTVEAFHPQRKKWERLSPMTVPRCSASSIVIRDRLLVVGGVNQVPQLSVRPPPRAVPSSAHEILYVKEEEYL, encoded by the exons ATGGCGGTGCCCTCAGCCCACGAGTTTCACTGGCAGAGCCTGGCACGGCTGCCCAGCGGCCGCGTCTACCACACTCTGTCGGAGGTGGGGGGTCAGATGTACATGCTGGGGGGCTGCGACGCTGCGGGGAGGCCCTGCCCCGCGCTGGAGCTCTACTCCCCCGAG GGGGACCGCTGGATAACCTTGCCCTCCATGCCCACCCCTCGCGCCGGGGCAGCCGTGGCGGTACTGGGGAAGCAAATCCTGGTGGtgggaggagtgggagaggaCCAGAGCCCCCTGAAGGTGGTGGAGATGTACAACACAGAGgaagggaggtggaggaagaggagcgctCTGCGGGAGGCCCTGATGGGCGTGGCCATCACTGTGAAAG atggcCGGGCTCTGGCGGTGGGGGGAATGGGTGCGGACCTGCTCCCTCGCAGCGTCCTGCAGCAGTACGACCTGAGAAAGGACGTGTGGGCGCAGCTTCCCCCCATGCCGACCCCTCGCTACGACGCCAACACACATCTGCTGAGCAACAAGATCTACGTGGCAG GTGGCCGTCAGTGCAAGCGGCCGGTGAAAGCCTTCGAGGTGTACGACTCGGAGACGCGCTCTTGGACCACGCTACCCATGATGCCGTGCAAGCGTTCGTACGGGGGCGTGGTGTGGGACGGCGCCGGGAGGCTGTGTCTGCTGGGGGGGCTGCGCCAGGGAGGGCTACACCAGAGCTCCAAGTTCACCAAGAACGTCAACATTTTTGACACAAACCAAG GTGTTTGGTTGAAGACGGAGGAGACGGTGGcgatgaaaacaaagagagctGACTTTGCCGCCGCTTTCCTCCGTGGCCGGATGATCGTAGCAGGGGGACTGG GTCATGAGCCCTCAGCGCTGGACACAGTGGAGGCCTTCCATCCTCAGAGGAAGAAGTGGGAGAGGCTGTCTCCCATGACCGTCCCCCGATGCTCCGCCTCCTCCATCGTCATCAGAGATCGCCTCCTGGTGGTGGGAGGAGTCAACCAGGTACCCCAGCTGTCTGTCCGCCCCCCACCCCGAGCT GTCCCCAGCTCGGCCCATGAGATCCTCTACGTCAAAGAAGAAGAGTATCTGTAG
- the klhdc8a gene encoding kelch domain-containing protein 8A isoform X2, with protein MAVPSAHEFHWQSLARLPSGRVYHTLSEVGGQMYMLGGCDAAGRPCPALELYSPEGDRWITLPSMPTPRAGAAVAVLGKQILVVGGVGEDQSPLKVVEMYNTEEGRWRKRSALREALMGVAITVKDGRALAVGGMGADLLPRSVLQQYDLRKDVWAQLPPMPTPRYDANTHLLSNKIYVAGGRQCKRPVKAFEVYDSETRSWTTLPMMPCKRSYGGVVWDGAGRLCLLGGLRQGGLHQSSKFTKNVNIFDTNQGVWLKTEETVAMKTKRADFAAAFLRGRMIVAGGLGHEPSALDTVEAFHPQRKKWERLSPMTVPRCSASSIVIRDRLLVVGGVNQVPSSAHEILYVKEEEYL; from the exons ATGGCGGTGCCCTCAGCCCACGAGTTTCACTGGCAGAGCCTGGCACGGCTGCCCAGCGGCCGCGTCTACCACACTCTGTCGGAGGTGGGGGGTCAGATGTACATGCTGGGGGGCTGCGACGCTGCGGGGAGGCCCTGCCCCGCGCTGGAGCTCTACTCCCCCGAG GGGGACCGCTGGATAACCTTGCCCTCCATGCCCACCCCTCGCGCCGGGGCAGCCGTGGCGGTACTGGGGAAGCAAATCCTGGTGGtgggaggagtgggagaggaCCAGAGCCCCCTGAAGGTGGTGGAGATGTACAACACAGAGgaagggaggtggaggaagaggagcgctCTGCGGGAGGCCCTGATGGGCGTGGCCATCACTGTGAAAG atggcCGGGCTCTGGCGGTGGGGGGAATGGGTGCGGACCTGCTCCCTCGCAGCGTCCTGCAGCAGTACGACCTGAGAAAGGACGTGTGGGCGCAGCTTCCCCCCATGCCGACCCCTCGCTACGACGCCAACACACATCTGCTGAGCAACAAGATCTACGTGGCAG GTGGCCGTCAGTGCAAGCGGCCGGTGAAAGCCTTCGAGGTGTACGACTCGGAGACGCGCTCTTGGACCACGCTACCCATGATGCCGTGCAAGCGTTCGTACGGGGGCGTGGTGTGGGACGGCGCCGGGAGGCTGTGTCTGCTGGGGGGGCTGCGCCAGGGAGGGCTACACCAGAGCTCCAAGTTCACCAAGAACGTCAACATTTTTGACACAAACCAAG GTGTTTGGTTGAAGACGGAGGAGACGGTGGcgatgaaaacaaagagagctGACTTTGCCGCCGCTTTCCTCCGTGGCCGGATGATCGTAGCAGGGGGACTGG GTCATGAGCCCTCAGCGCTGGACACAGTGGAGGCCTTCCATCCTCAGAGGAAGAAGTGGGAGAGGCTGTCTCCCATGACCGTCCCCCGATGCTCCGCCTCCTCCATCGTCATCAGAGATCGCCTCCTGGTGGTGGGAGGAGTCAACCAG GTCCCCAGCTCGGCCCATGAGATCCTCTACGTCAAAGAAGAAGAGTATCTGTAG